Genomic window (Tolypothrix sp. NIES-4075):
CAACATATTCGCTAGCTGGTTTGGTTTCTGGCAATTGCAGAAATTCTTCTAACGAAAGTTTGGATGATAAAGTTGATACCATTAGTAGTTTTTTAATAAACTTACTTAAGCGATCGCTTACTTTTGTTAGCTGTCATTTTAGTTTCTACTTGCTGTAGTGCCCATCGCCAAACATCATACCCACGGGTTGACAAATGTAACCCATCTGTGGTTAAATCTTCTCGTAAATTGCCTTCAGAATCTGTAAACCAATTATGGATATTCAGATAATTTACTTGTTGTTCTTTGGCAATTTCGGCAAGTTGCTCGTTAAGATGACGAATTCGGCTATTAGAAATTTTCGGCTGGCGAGTAGGCAAAATTGATTGGATGATTATTAAACTTTCTGGATGACTTTGTTTTAGTGTACGAATAATTCGGCGGTGATTACGCAAAATTGTTTCATCACTAACACCATTGCGTAAATCGTTGATTCCCGCCATGACGTAAATCACATCCGGTCGCGTTTTAGAAAAGAAAGATAATCTTTTTAATACACCACTGGAAGTATCTCCAGATATTCCTTGATTCAGCCATAATTTCCCAGTCGGCAATTTTCGAGCGGGAAACCACATACTCAAAGAATCACCAACTAAAACATTGAGATGATTTGCTCCTTGACCAGTAGCGATCGCTCTCGCTTCTAAGGCTAATAAAGTTTTCCAATCCTGATAAGTTAGTTGATGTTTACTGCTCGATCGTCCAAGCAGCTGCACGTCATCATCCACTCGCGTGTAAATCTGACCGGTTTTCAGAGCATTTAATCTTTGGTAATAAAGTTCTTTACCCGATACCAGCGTGCGATCTGCTGGTTCGGAATCCACGTTAAATGATGACTCTCTTGGCGCCGACAATACCTGATTGCTGAATTCTGGTGAGGAGATTTCTGCACTAGGGGCGATTTTCTCTTCTACAGTTGATGACAAACTTTCTTTTGTTGGCGATAACGGCTTGCTGAATTCTGGTAAGGAGATTTCCACACTAGGGATGATTTTCTCACCTACACTTGGCAGCGAAGCTTGTTTGAAATTCCACAGCACTGGATGATTTTCTTGTTGAATCATCGATAACTGTGGAAGAGTAGATGCTGGTATTACCAATCCTGTCAACAAGCTTGCTGCCAACAGATAAGAATCCCTCATCGTTTTTATCTCTCCTCTAATCGCTGCTTTTTTTTAACACAGCCAATAAATGCTGTCTTCAGGATAATTTTAGTTTTATTCAGAAACAATTGAGAATACAGCTACCTCAGAATCCAGGATAATATCTCGCGCTTTGCGTAGGTTGTATTCTGACTTGGTGACTTCTGACTTGGTGACTTCTTCATTAAATTATTTTTATCTATATTGTCGGGTTATGTAAAGCTTGCTCACAATATTACATTTCATGGTTTCTTTAAACAACACTTTTTTTATTGCTAGACAAGCTTTATCTGTTCCCATGCGCTATAGTAAGCAACCCGTTTATTAGCTATAACATTTCAAAATCTACAGTTTTTGTGGAAGCGTGTCAATATGGATTTCCACAAATTT
Coding sequences:
- a CDS encoding SGNH/GDSL hydrolase family protein gives rise to the protein MRDSYLLAASLLTGLVIPASTLPQLSMIQQENHPVLWNFKQASLPSVGEKIIPSVEISLPEFSKPLSPTKESLSSTVEEKIAPSAEISSPEFSNQVLSAPRESSFNVDSEPADRTLVSGKELYYQRLNALKTGQIYTRVDDDVQLLGRSSSKHQLTYQDWKTLLALEARAIATGQGANHLNVLVGDSLSMWFPARKLPTGKLWLNQGISGDTSSGVLKRLSFFSKTRPDVIYVMAGINDLRNGVSDETILRNHRRIIRTLKQSHPESLIIIQSILPTRQPKISNSRIRHLNEQLAEIAKEQQVNYLNIHNWFTDSEGNLREDLTTDGLHLSTRGYDVWRWALQQVETKMTANKSKRSLK